CTGCGGCGTGCCCATCGCTCCCGCCGTGTGTCCACGCTCGCGCGGCTGCTCCGTCATGAGCTTCGCGATGCCGAAATCGAGGAGCTTGACGTACTCCTGCGTGCCGCGCGTCCCGATCATGATGTTCTCGGGCTTCACGTCGCGGTGGACGATCCCCTTCGCGTGGGCCGCGGCGAGGGCCTGCCCCACCTGATGCACGACGAAGCGCACCCGGTCGAGCGACTGCGGTCCTCCCTCCTCGACGACGCGAGCCGCGGTGCGGCCGTCGAGGTACTCCATGACGATGTAGAAGCTGCCGAACGGCGTGCGTCCGAAGTCGTAGATGCTGACGATATTGGAGTGTCCGATGGTATTGACGGCGCGCGCTTCCTGGATGAAGCGCTCGACGATGTCGTCGCGCAGGCTCAGCTCGGGTCGCAGCACCTTGAGCGCCACGCGCCGGCCGAGGGCCGGGTGCTCCCCGGCGTAGACGACGCCCATGCCGCCTTCCGAGACCATCGACCGAACGACGTAGGGGCCGAGCTGAAGCCCGATCAGCACCTCGGTGTGATCCACCGTGGCGTGTCGATCCTTCGGGCAGGCCTGCTGGTCGGGGCCGTAGAGGGCGAAGCAGGCCGGGCAAACGCGCATGGTGGGAGCTCGAAGCGGGGCGTCGCTGGTCGCGCGCTCCCTATGCACAAATGGTAGGCAGCGCCGCACGGAGTGTCAAACAATGCTTTGATCATCGGTGGTTCTGGGCGCGACGGGGGCCCCGGTGCCCGGCGGCTCCTTGCCTGCCGTGCTATGCTGATAGGGCGCTTCTGGCCTTGGCGCTCCGTATCACGGTCGAGCACGACCATCCGCAAGGAGGAACGGCCCATGAACTGGCTCATTCGAACGCTCGGTGGCGCGGTGATCGCGGGCCTGGGGTGGAAGCTGGGGGCGGACGCCTACGAGGCGATCAAGAAGCGGATCTCGGAGCGCGAGGGTGAAGAGGGCGACGCACGCAAGGGCGAGGAGGAGCCGCAGCCCGTGCCGGTCGTCGAGCGCGCCGGGGAAGGGAACCGCCGGAGCGGCGGACGATGACGGGGGTCGCGGGCCTCCGGCTCCTCGGGGAGCGGCGTGCCGTCTCGCTGCTGCTCCTCGGGTTCTATACCTCCGTCTTCGTCGTGCTGGCCCTCGCCCAGGGTGGCCCGTGGCTCCGCTGCTTCCTGGCGCTGGCCGCGACCTACGGCCTGGCCTTCTTCGGCCTGGCGGCCGAGTGGTTCTGGGCTCGGTGGTTCGCCATGGGCCTGGCCATGAGCGGTGTGACCACTGCGCTGCTCGGGTTCGTGACCGTCGGCTGGAACGTGGGCCTCGCCATCTGGGGCGGGATGCATCTCCTGATCTACGCACCGCTTCTCGGACGCGGCATGGCCGACCGTTACGAGAACCAGTCGGCCTGGCGGGCGCGCTACGGGCTCGACGATCACGGCGTGGCGCGCATCAAGCGCGCGGTCAACGGCGCGGCCACGGCGCTGCCGACGATGATCTTCTACACGCTGGCGCCGCGGCAGGACCAGGCGCTGGCCGCACTCCTTCTCGCTGGCGCGGCGGTCGGGCTCTTCGGCCTCGTGCGCCTGCGCGTCTGGGGCCTGGCGCTCCTCGCCACGACGGCGCTCGGCCTGCTCTTCGTCTCGGCGGCGCCGGTCTCGCTCCTCTCGCTCCCCTTCAGCGGGGCGCTGGTGCCCGTCCTCGGGCTACGCGAGCTGGCGTTCGTGGCGCTCGCCTTCGCGGTGATCCCCTTCGCCGGGCCGGCCTATCGGTATCTGCGGGCGGCCTGATCCTCGACGACAGCGTGTCAGGATTGCGGTGTGTCGTGCGTCTGAGGTGTGGAGGAGGAGGCGCCACATGGTCTGCCGTTCACGTCGCGTTGCCCTTTGCGTGGCCGTCCTTGCCACGGCCTTCTTCGGGCTGACCGCCCACGCTCAGTCGAACGTCACGCTCACTGTGACCCTGCCGGCGGCAAACGGCGGCCCGGTAGGAAACAGCGTGAAGGTCTCCGCGATCGTGACGTCTACCTATCAGGTCCTGTCCGTGACCGTGACGGCCGCGGGGACCACCACGCCGCTCAGCTCCCCGAGCGGGGGGACCTACTCGGGCACCCTTACCTTGCCGACCATGGCCTGGGGGACCTCGGTGCCGCTGACCTTCGTGGCTACCGACGTCTACGGCGGTTCGGCCACCGTGGTGCGCACGATGGTCTTCGACCTGCCCCCCCGGGTGACCATCGGCGCGCCGCTCGCGGAGACCGTGGCGCAGCCGACGCTCACCGTGACCGCCACCTGCGCCGACGACAACCCCGCGGGGTGCGCCTCGTTGAAGGTGACCTTGCGAGGCGACACCCTCTCCTCGGGAAAAGCCTCGGTGAACCAGGTGATCTCACTGGCGAGCTACAACGGGCAGCGGGTGCAGCTCTGGTACGAAGCCAAGGACTCTGCCGGGCAAATGGACCTGACGGCGTACGGAGGGGACTATCCCTCGCGCTTCGTGTTCGTCGAGACCAGCCCCTATCTCGTGCTGCTGGAGACGGTGCCGGGCGCGATTCGGGACGTGACCGCGGACCGGATTCTCTATTTCACCGCCTCGACGGTGGGGGTGCGGCCCCGTGCGGGTGGTTCTGACCTCACGCAACCCCTCACGTACGGCGGGGATCCGCCGGTTCGATGGGGCCGGCTCACCCGTACCGCGGTGATCTATCCCGACGGGGCGACGATGATGGAGTGGAAGGGCGGGACGGTCAGCGGGGTTGGTCCCGTCTATTCCTGGCCGAACCTCGCCGCTGCGGGGGACTACGCGGCCTGGTGCAGCGCCACCCCTTTGGGAGTCGGCACCGCCAGCGTGATGCTGCGGAACACCGCCACCGGGCAGAACGTCACCATCACCGGCCCTTCGAATACCTGCGGGGCGATCGCGCCCGCCGCGAACGGCGACCTGGTCTACCGCTGTACATACTACAGTTGGACCGACGAGCTTTGCCGATATCGGGGCGGGACGACGACGCATATTTCGAGCGGCATCGCCTATCGCCCGCTCACCGACGGGGTGAACGTCATCTACGCCGAGGGTCACGGCTATCGCTATATTTCCACAGGCTTCATTCCCGCCGGCGGTGTTCCCACGACGATTTCTCCCTCCAGCGACCGCAAGTACGTCGGTGCCCCCTACGAGTACCAGGTCGCCGGGGGCTGGACCGCCTTCACCCAACCCGTCACCGGGGGCACCGCGCAGGTCTTCCTGCGCGCGCCGACGGGCGTGATCACCCAGATCAGCTTCCTCGGCGTCTCGACGGTCGTGGATTCGCTGAGCCCTGAGGGGTACGTCACCTTCGCCGCCGGCGGACGACGCTACATGCCCGTGGCGAGTGGGCCACCGCTGGACGTGGGCTCCGACCTGGCGGGGGAGAGCTGGCGCTTGGAGGGGGCAACGGGGCAGCTCGGGATCAGCTATGGCGGCACGCACTGGTTCTCGGGACAGCTCCACGTCGCCATCGGCCGGAGCTTGTTCCGGGTTAACGCCACTCCCGCGCCGCGACCCGACGGGGGCGTGGTCGGTGACGCCGCGGCGGCGCGAGACGCTGCCGTGGCGCGCGATGCGGGGGGCAGCTTCGACGCTGCGGCGGTCCGGGATGCGGCGGTGGTCCGGGATGCGGCGGTGGTGCGGGATGCGGCGGTGGTGCCGGACGCGGCGGTGGTCCGGGATGCGGCGGTGGTGGCCGACGCGGCGGTGGTCCGGGATGCGGCGGTGGTGGCCGACGCGGCGGTGGTCCGGGATGCCCACGCAGGGGACGCTGGATCGATCGGGGATGCGGGGCCGCGCGACAGCGGTCCTCGCACGGACGGCGGCGCGCGAGACGCCGGACCCGTCGCGGACTACCGGCAGAGCGACCTGAGCGTCAGGGCCGACGGCTTCCCGGTGGACGGAGTGCCTCGTAGCTCGGACGCTGGCCTCGCGGACGCGACGAAACCCGCCGGCGGTCCGGGCGAGGAGGGTGGATGTGCTGTTCTCCCGCGCGATCTGACCGCCGCCGCTCTCCGTCCGATCGCTCTGTTGCTCTTCGTGCTTCTCCTCGGTCGGCGGCGCCGCGGCCGTCGCCCGTAGCTCGGCTCGTCTCGTCTCGGCCCGGTGCGGGATCGAGGCGGAGCCCACGCGGGGTAGCGCGGGTGCGCAGCGGGCCCCGCGCGCAGCGGCCCCCATTGCTCGGTCGTCGGGCCCGTGGGATGCTGCCTCTCGGAAGCGCGTGTGGTACTGGTGACTGCCTCGGGCTTCAAACCCGATGGGTCCTACCCGAGAGGGTGGGATCGGGGGGTTCGATTCCCCTGCGCTTCCGTCTCGCCCTTCCGTGGCGGAGCCGGTCGCGCGACTACGGGGCCAGTTTGCCCTTGAACTGGTACGTCTGCTTGTTGCGCTTGGCGTCCAGGACGACGAAGAGCCCTTCGACGGTTCCTGCGTCCTTCAGCACGGCGTGGAAGGTCTTCAGGTCCTTGCCGGCCGACGGGAGCTTCAACCGCAAAAAGTCCCGCATCCGCGACGCGGTGACGCCCACCTTCGCGAAGCCCAGCTTCTTCAGGGCGTCGAGCTGCACGCTGGTCCCGTCGAACACGAGCTTGTCGGTCGACTTCTCCTTGGCGTTCATGACGACCTCGACCGCGTAGGTCCGGGGTCCGGCCGCTTCCTCGGCCTGAGCGCTTCCGCCGACGAGCAGCGCGGTGACGGTCAAGAACAAGCTCGTACGATGCATGTTTCCTCCGGGGGCGTGAGTGCCTGGCCGGACAGATTGATCCCATCCCACTCCCCGCGCAAGCGGAGGTGTCGCGCCGGCTTGACAGGCCGCCTCGAGGTCTGTCAGGCGAGCTTTACACCGCGCCCGCCGTCGGCCGGCCAACGCGTCGAATTCCGCGCGCTTCGACCTCCGTCCCCCAGGTGGCCCGCAGGTTGCTCTATGCCGCAGCGGACCGAAGGACGTCGGAGTCGCCGACGCCCCCAAGGCCTGCTCGTGCGCGGCCCCGCTGGCGGGAGGTGGGGGCGCGCTCGCCGAACGGATGAGCGGACCCGCGAGGAGGAAGCATCATGCATCGATGTCGTCACTGGATAGGCGCTCTGTGCGCTGGGGCGTCTCTGGCACTGCTGGTCACCGCGTGCGGCGGGACGGGCGAGCCTCCACCGACCGAGGAGAATACGGGCACGGACCGCGGGGCGCTGAAGGCCGATCAGCTCCGCGGGTCCTGCCGCAACGGTTGCGGTCGAAAAGGCACCGGCAACTGTTGGTGCGACGAGCTGTGTGTGATCTACGGGGACTGCTGCCGGGACAAGGCCGCGCTGTGCGGCGCTTCGACGCCCAAGACCTGCACGACCAACAAGGAGTGCCCCGCCAGCACCTACTGCTTCTTCGAGAAGGGGTGCGGGGACGAGACGGGACCCGTGCCGGCGATCTATCCGCCGCCGCCTCAGCCGTCGACCAAGGGGACTTGCAAGGTGAAGCCCCAGGTCTGTCCCATGCACTACGCGCCCGTCTGCGGCTGTGACGGGAAGACCTATGGCAACGCCTGCGGGGCCGCCGCGGCTGGCACGAGCGTGCGCAGCCCGGGCGAGTGCGCGCCAGTCTGTCCGGCGCCCCCTCCGGCTCCGTCGTGTCCTCCGGGGAGCAAGCTCGTGGAGGTCAAGGACGCAAACGGCTGCATCCTGCGCTACGAGTGCAAGAGCGGGTTGACCCAGGCCGAATGCCAGGCCCTCAACACGAAGTACGTGGCGGAGCTTCAGGCGGCGCGCAAGTGCAACCCCTTCGTCGAGGCCCTGCAGTGCCACGTGGCCAGGACAGATAGCTTGAACTGCATGAATTGCACACTCTACGTGAATCCGAGCGCGCCGCTCGACACCCTCGCGAAGCAGTGGAAGGACGGCGGCTGCGCCAAGCACCCGTGGATGTGTCCGATGTACGCCTGCCAGGAGCCGACGGGCGGCGCCTGCGACGCGAAGACGAGCACCTGCCTGCCGGTCTACTGATTCGCCGGCCGCGATCCATCCCACCACGGGCGTCGCCGGGCAGCACCGACGGCGGCGGACGCTTAGCTCATGCCGCAGGAGCCGGGGCCCCCTGGATGGCCGCACCCCCGGCATCCCTCGGGGATGGCCGCCCCTTCACCCTTGGCGCTCACGGCGAATACCGAGAACTGCTTCTCGAGCTCCTTCTCGGGGGCGCTACACGACGGACAGCGGACCTCGGTGGACGGGTAGACCAGCTCTTCAAAAGCGTGGCCGCATTTGCCACAGCGGTATTCATAGATGGGCACGGCGGAACTCCTTTCGCTGCAGTATGGCCTGGGGCCGACCGCGTGTCATGCCTCGGCGGGGGGCCGGGTGCGCGTCCGGGGCGGGGCGGCTCCAGCGAGGCGTGAGCGCGCGACGAGGTCCGCCAGCCGCTGCACGTCCCGCGTCACGGCGGCCTCGGGGGCCTCGGAGATGAGGAGCTGCCCGCCATTGATGGCGTGGATGACGGTGGTGAAGTCGTTACTCACGGTGGCGTCCACGGGGTGGCCCAGCGCTTGACCCACCCCCTGCTCGTCCACCGCGCCACCCGCCTGGAAGCGGTTCACCACCACCTTGATCCGGTCGTCCGGGTAGCCGAGCTGCCGGAGCGCGCCGAGACAGCGGGCGGCGCTCTTCAGCGCGGGCACGTCCGGAGTGAGCACGGGCAGGATGGCCGTGGCGCTATCCAGCGCGGCCAGCGCGTGTTCCCCGAGGTCGCGGAGCCCGTCCACGACCACGTAGTCGAAGTGCTGCTGGAGCAGCCGCAGCAGCTCGCCGAGCTCCGCGGGCTCGGGGGAGCGCAATGGCGCGCCCTCGTCGGCGCGACCGAGGGCGAAGATGCCGCTGCGGTGGGCCGGGATGGCGCGCAGCAGGGACGGGCGATTCGGCCGCTGCGACTCGTCGAGGAGGTCCCCGAGGGGCGATGGGCTCGGCAGGTCGAGAAAGGCGAGCACGTCGCCCATTTGCAGGTCGAGGTCGAGCACGATCACCGAGGCCGCCGCGTTCTCGCTCGAGGCCCTCAAGGCGCCCGCCAGGTTGATCGCGAGGGTGGTGGAGCCGGCGCCCCCCTTGGCG
The Deltaproteobacteria bacterium genome window above contains:
- a CDS encoding zinc ribbon domain-containing protein; this encodes MPIYEYRCGKCGHAFEELVYPSTEVRCPSCSAPEKELEKQFSVFAVSAKGEGAAIPEGCRGCGHPGGPGSCGMS